gctttggaagtatgccttgactcagaattaggtcgtcctcaggaatcttcacaaacatgaacacatgagattacaaaagttgaaattagtaagaacatgtttgacaacaacaaaatagtccatacctcccgctcttctgaagaggaagatgtagcgatttcgccttcccggcaacctagcaagctggctaaccgccgcatctttcgtgcagtgttctgcgtcatgccgttaatggttacaaagccaccacatcatagtaccgtacattcaaagttggtgatcataccttaatgaaataccgcaacggtccgacaggtttttcatctctcccgctctgctcccacataacctcgcactcctcagctgttttttggatctcctcccgctgtgacaaacatagcatacacaattgaagcgagcacatggcaatctagatgatgtactagttagtgagagaatccgttaccacgaagttcagctcggaagcaatagaagtcgatctccctctgcgagcaaaggtgtcgtgctggctttgcccaacctcatcgaactggatggggtcgtccaagatctcctcaggatacgcgtgcttaactaactcgatacgcgtgttctcatggaaccactcgaggtagttgttgaaagcggtgaagtcgtgaggcacaatctgcttagggccagcattccgtgccgcttccaaacagtgttggaacgctgcgatgtggccgctatgatggactggccaatttgtgatTTTCCTCTGCCGCTgtctatcaagcctgcaagaatcaacaagttagtttgtacctcttctatcaagaatcttccatcgcatgattccagaagtttacctatgaagcgccttgtccgtgtcttgccacactggtgggcactcctgatacagcccaaactgtctcatcactctttgcggctggtggtgttcaacaagccacatgcatatgagtgggcagcgcatacgccagaaccgcgcctcctccgtgcacttaTGGTTGAGGTCAGGCATCCCCGCGCCAATACGGTAGtaggtaccatatggctcccattccacctgcaGAAAACAAATAGTTCAGAATTTACAACATGCCAGTAgaatcaatgaaaactaggattgcaaaagagtgatcggttacctgctcagcggtaagagtgtccaactccgcagtgtactgcctgtacatgatctttggatcgctcgtcatctccgagacattgtcccaaaggtatgcccaagtcGGCTCCCGATCAGGGTTGTTCCGGTAATGAGGCCAATGCGACTCCTGGAGTACCCTAGGCCGCCCAACTGATatgcggtcccagctccatacggaaagtaggagcaagcatccaccaataccgccgctcccagtcctgctcccagtcctgcgacaagcttcgtccaactgcgtacataagacatttggttacTACTTTGTGtagcacactactataggaaaatagtacatagaacaagtcatcacctgccggtagaggtaggcaagtgccgctgttccccaactccaccggctGTCCAACACAgtaagcgccttcagccaacaccaatgggccagcttccccccactgtcaggaaagagagtcctcgaaatcatgtaccataagtacacgcgggcgtacgtcctccgagtgtcctcgttggccccttccgggcattctgcaaagttagtcctgatccaagagaaagacgcgccggcgggaactctctcctttggatttgctggcgccggaggagccttgccaataaggtcctccatctgtccgcgccacccatcagaagctgtgttcatacacagtgggtcgccctgaataggtagtccaaggatcatggaaacatcctggagagtaggggccatctcgccggccctcaagtggaaggtgtgagtctccggcctccaccggtcgacaagggcggtgagtgcagaggggttcatgttcggccccccacggcttacaagggatatgaacggcataagaccggtaggctggatgaactccgtgtacctctcgtcatacggtatatccactgtgccatggtaacgaatcttcaaagggtgaagatccgttcccctctccgtcatatgaacagcccggtgctccctgtcgtactcttcatccagaagccacaccatcctacatgtttacacaaacatattatgagtcattccactaacaaaaatgagcaacacatacatgagagttCATATCCAAATACATGAGAGTTCCATACATACacacatacattcatatctagggttccaacaaatatttggttcaaatatgagttattccatcacaaatagTAGACATTTCAAGACATACATACATAGAATTtgaacacatacatagccattttatatcTACATagccaaatctagggttcatatccaaatccaccaaatccaccaacaaTAGTGGACGAATCAgagggaatcgaaggggaataccttgaggaatggaggaggaaggacttggccggatagatctgacgattccttggtcgatttggtggggggccgaaggggaggcgggcggcggcggcggttggggaggagaagcagagaggaagagaaagaagaaagagagggtcgggctgggcgcggacgcgggcgccacacttaagtggatgtgtggcgcccgtggcatcggcgccacacatcgagcctcgcaaaacggctaagtcccagaggatttgtctcacagtatgttttgggcaattccaagtgcatgtgtggcgccgttgggaggggcgccacacatgctgccacgtcggatgggcgcaccagctcagcggcgagggggccacgtcggctgggacagtggcgccggcaggaggggagccacatgggcatgtgtggcgcccgttggaggggcgccacacaaaagggttagattggtgaaatagtttcgccggaggatcagtctgtgcttttctttcagttttgggttatttttgtgcaaatcgcccagCAATCTTCCCTGGTCCTGAAAGCCACATGCGCTTTTCTGAATCCCATGTGATGCACAACTTTCTGTCTGATTTGGGTATCTGACTTTCTCTTGGAAATCTGGTAGGTTCCATCCATAGCTACCTGCACGCAACGACGCTAGCTTGAAATGGAAAATTCCCAACATGACGGTGTACTTTGGATGGAACATTCCACTGAAAATTAGCCATGAGAGGAAACTTCTGGATGTAATCCCGCTTAACAGAAAATAATGTCGTTAAACCTTTTCGCGACATTCCGTCTGGATGAACCTATGAACTAATGGATGAGCAGGAAAAGATTCTACCTGCTCAAATATATATAGCATGGGTGCTACTCagctgttgaacaatatattaagaTGTGCGGCTAAAAATCGTTTCAGGCTTCAGCCCAGAACTGTATTCAATAGCTAAAGCATTTAAGTTGGAGTTAGGTTCCTGTAGGGTGTAGAGGCTTTTTGGTTTCTGAAGTTTGTTTGGGCATGTATGGAGAATTCTggctcctgtttttttttttttttttttttttttttttttttttgaacaaggaagGGACCTAGAAGCTAACATTCAGCGGTGGCATATACAAGTACATAGAGGaccaagaaaataaagaaaattacaatCAGGTCCAAACATTTTGCACAGAGAACCCTAAAGATAACATTGGAAACGCCATCGGGTCCAGCTCCATTGCCGCCGCATCGCTGCAACACAGCACAACCAAGAACCACGCCGCCGGGGACTGAGCCACTTGGGGCGAGGCACCGGGAGCTAACTGCACTGGTGCTAAAGGGCCTCCATCTCGGCATAGAAGACTGGAGGTTGATCTTCACCTGCAACCGCCGGCTGGGAAAAACCGACGCCGACGTAGAGGACGGGAGTGGTCGCCCACTCGTCCTTCGACCATCTTGAACGGCATCAGAGGAAGAACTGCCGTTGATTCACTCCCAGGAGCAGCTTCAGAGCTCCCTTGATGCAGATCCCGAGCCTGACAAGCCAGGACATGGATTCCATCTTCCTCCGCATCACCATGACCCGAGGAAGCCAACTCCCTGTCAAACTTGTCCGCGTCGAGACTGCAAAAGAACAAGGTCTTATTGAAAGAGATTTCCGCCGCCTCCCTCCCCGCCACCTTCGGCTCTGACCCTTGGAGCGCCGCCGCGAGGAAGATGGATAGCAGGCCACCACAGATCTGACCCCCAAAATCTGCAGCGAATCTCATGGCATAAAGCCAAACTTCGACACATGGCCAACACCTATAACTAATGCTATCTCTACTATGTACAGGAATACCAGCGTCAGCTCCTAGCCACTTCCTACCAGCGGCGCCGGCAGAGAGAGCATCGGAGAGACCCGGAGAACAACGGCTGACTCTCAAAACTACTGTAGCGGTGTGAGAGGGTAAAATGGGAAAGTAAATTATGACTCCTGTTAAAACTCATTACTACACTATGTTTATCTGGTTTCTTTAATGAAATCGGGGCTTTTGGGCCCCTCAATTCGAAAAAATATATCTAAAGCATTATTGCACCCGCTCTAGGTCACACCTTTTACAATCATAAAGCTGATCCAAACTTGACGACCTAATAAAACAATGTTA
This region of Lolium perenne isolate Kyuss_39 chromosome 2, Kyuss_2.0, whole genome shotgun sequence genomic DNA includes:
- the LOC139829888 gene encoding serine/threonine-protein phosphatase 7 long form homolog, coding for MCGADATGATHPLKCGARVRAQPDPLFLLSLPLCFSSPTAAAARLPFGPPPNRPRNRQIYPAKSFLLHSSRMVWLLDEEYDREHRAVHMTERGTDLHPLKIRYHGTVDIPYDERYTEFIQPTGLMPFISLVSRGGPNMNPSALTALVDRWRPETHTFHLRAGEMAPTLQDVSMILGLPIQGDPLCMNTASDGWRGQMEDLIGKAPPAPANPKERVPAGASFSWIRTNFAECPEGANEDTRRTYARVYLWYMISRTLFPDSGGKLAHWCWLKALTVLDSRWSWGTAALAYLYRQLDEACRRTGSRTGSGGIGGCLLLLSVWSWDRISVGRPRVLQESHWPHYRNNPDREPTWAYLWDNVSEMTSDPKIMYRQYTAELDTLTAEQVEWEPYGTYYRIGAGMPDLNHKCTEEARFWRMRCPLICMWLVEHHQPQRVMRQFGLYQECPPVWQDTDKALHR